In Cyprinus carpio isolate SPL01 chromosome A5, ASM1834038v1, whole genome shotgun sequence, the sequence CAACATTACGACAATAATGGAGAAGCAGAAGATGTGGTTGGAGAGTCGTGGGCACAGGGCCAACCAGACCTCAGCAAGGAGGAACAGCTTGGCTTAATGACTAATTAAGACATCTTAACGACAGTTAACTCCCCAATTAACACATCTTGCAATATggtgtttacttttaaaagtctTCAGCTCTGTTTCTATAAGTCCACCGAGAACAAACTATCAAACGTTCGCCCACtcataatcattaaaatatgcttaAAGAGAGCTAGAATTGAGTTCACTGCAATAAAAGTCCAGTCGCACATTGAACAAAACCAACTATTTTTAGGTTGCCATGGTTAACTGTAAGAGTCCAGGGGTTACTGTAAGAGAGCTAGTTAAGATGGGGTCACAAAAGTGGGTGTTTCATATCAGAATGCCTGTGAGATCTCTCTTAATTATATGCTATTATAAGATTACCGTCAAACTGCATTCAAATTAGTGTGTTAGCAATTACCAAAGGACTGCatcacctacaaaaaaaaaaaaaaaaaaaaaaaatgaaaaagaaaaaaaaaccagtgCAACAGTGCTCGCCCACTTTTTCAATGGCATTAGTTCCTGAGgtattttttcccattcattttcccaTAGAGCTTTttatgaaccaaaccaaccagctttgATCATTTATGCCTTCCAGTGCTTTGTAGATGTACCTTctgaaatctaaaaatgaaataaatgtgttgCACCAGTTAAATGCCCATGCTTTCCTAATTACAGGGTTTATGCAGGTTTTTATGACAGTAAATATAagacttttcaaaacatttaaggAATAAACTGAAGAGAACATGCATTCATGTtctcaaaatgtaaatgttttgtatcaTTTAGCACATTAGTTGTAAAATACAACTTCTAATCaatctccattactttttaattaattttacaaaaaaaggcaTTAAAGACGCCTGCCTCCAACCattagaatatggaaataacttttactgtaccttctgatcacgctgcaaaaagttagtcattttgtcttgtttttcagtgcaaGATTCTTAAATCATACACATTTACATAAGAAGCAAGataacataaaacaatgtctttTTTCTGATATATGTTATGTGAAGAAATCTTAATTCAaagttcaaattatattttttcatatttacattttcatctcAAGTATAAGTACaatgatttaaggatgttttgatatttgcattggaaaacaaaaatatgggggaagatttttttgcagtgcatgcaataTTTAATGCCATGCCTCATTTAATGCCTTCTTTAAACACAATAAGTATCAGATGCATAAGGGGGCACATTTGGTTTTCAGGTATTGAAAACTGATCAACTTCAACTATTTAAACACAGAGCCACATTGAGATCCCAATATATCTGACAGAACCATAATAGGTCTATAGCACTTTAAAAAATGGGGAGATaccaaaagaaacatttattaagaaCCAGAATCTAAAAGGATATTTAGATCTCTTCGATATTTCTTGAGTAagaggcatgcaaactttggaaaaaataGATTTACGGACCTACCAATTCGCCCTACTGTAATTTAGCTCCAAATCTCAGTTGAAAATGTCCTTTACCAAATAGTGGATTAAtcagaaaatattaattcatagcATTTAATTTCTAAAAGCTTAATGCTTAATTCATAGCATTTAAATGTTATGCGGGGACCTTTGGTTGACTTTGATTggaagcaaaaaagtatttgaaaattggaCAGAAAAGACAAAGGAATGAGACATGTACTTAACTGCTAAACTAATAGAAAGAACTACAATAATGGAAAGAATTCAATGAAGCATTGCAAttgacaatcaaataaaaaacaatataaggcAGATGtgtatatagcctactgtatataaaacTGATGATAAAAAGATGTTATACATACtaaaagtattttatgtttattgctatatatatatatatatatatatatatatatatatatatatatatatatatatatatatatatatataaagtagttTGAGAGTGTAGGGAGAATGTTACTGCTTTGTGGGAGTGGTATGCTAAAGAATTACTTTGCTGTAGTTTGCTTGTTTCTGTTGTATTGATTGTTGGAGATTGGTGTATAGTCATCATGGCTAATGTTAGTTTTTCACAACAGGAATTCCactgttggccacaattatttaaaaaataaatcgaAATAATGCATGCTGATGCTTAATGAAAAAGCATATACCAATCGATCCACCCCCCACCCATTAACAACCTTGTAACTCACAGTATGCCTGCTttgttatcattaaaaaaaaaaaaaaatcaattcccaTATGGAGAAAATgtatgggatttttacttccagaacccgTCTGTTGCACTGTATTGATTAGCACTATCTAAAAGCCGCATAGCCTAGGTGATGTTAACCTAAAAGTTTTTGATGAAATACACCAACAAACTGGCATTTTGATCTTTGGAGTAACATGCACTGACCAGTCGTTCACAATAAGTCCAGGAtcgtgcattaagaaagtaaatgggtTCAGTTTTGATTTCACATGGACTTTAACATCCGTAAACTCCACGAGACAAACACACGTGCAGAGCAAGAGCCGCCACAGTGATTTATCTGATTCAATTAGCCTGCAAATGTAAAACAAGTCAGTTCAATAAAGAGCTAAAACTTATTTTTCTTTCGTTCGTTCGTCTCTCGCTCTTCCTCCATCGACCTCCCTCTCTCTGCTGAATAATGAGAGTGTGTAAATGCTTAATTAGATTAAAAGGGTGTGTATAACGATATcaagatgttgtgtgtgtgtgtgtacgttgaGATCTCTCTACATTAGCGCTGTGTTATTGTGGGCAGGGCTGAGAATTTATGACGCACAAAAACCCTGAAACACTCAAACCtattaaagaatcctgatttATTCTCCGTGAGCACTGGGGAAATATATCACCCataaagaggtgtgtgtgtgtgtgtgtgtgtgacaggaacTCCTAGGAAGCATGTGTTTAATAGGAGAGGCTTAGCCGAGGTCTTTTTGGAAGTGTGTGACCtgaaaaacaaattagaatacagAAGGAAAACGTAAGACATGAAAATatcacaaattttattttactaatattatattattgtatttttaaaactgaaCGACCGAACTAGATCTACAGAgattactgatttttattttttattttatgttactatgttattgtatttataaaactGAATGACTGAACTAGATCTACAGAGATTATTGATATAATAAAGACATAGCTAAAGATATAATAATTTAGAGATTTTTAAATTACTAATGTTActttttcgttttttatttttgttcaagtcATAGACTGCTACGTTCTTAATTTACTCTACACAGTTATTtcatgttaattatattatttatgttgtgCTATTTTACTTTACAAACTTCCTTACTTATTATTGGACACGTCAATAGGAAATAAAGGGGGGGGAATCACAAGTGAGTCCTATTTAGTTTAATATACAGCAATGAGAtcaaatggagagaaaaaaagatcattttgCCCAAATAACCTCATTCATTAATTGTGCCCACATAGaaatttctcattaaattctcCCAAacagtatcactgagatactacaatggtttttattaatattttagagctttttttattattttttatttatttttttaaagcttttattttttatattttctgtgtatatatatatatatatatatatatatatatatatatatatatatatatagctacaaATGATTTTGCCACAAAAAGTAAGAGAATACAAATGTGTCCTCCTACCAATAAAGCTAAATCAAAACTTATCTTAGAGTCTTAGAGCCAGATCTCTTGTTATCCGTCACGCAGTGAGCAGGCTCACATGCCATTAAATGAGTTCAAGATtctagattcaagattttatttgtcatgtacaagttatatgacatacaacaagcagtgaaatataagtaaaataatcatCTAATTagcatatgtaaataaaaaaatatgatgcatgttttatttcactGTCTTTGGTTTTAGGAGTTCAATCAgccattaatcgcatccaaaataaaagtttttgtttacataatatatgtgtgtgctgtgtatatttattatgtatatataaatacagacaatCAGTGCAAGTTTTGGGTTGGATTTAACATCTGGactatactgagaaaaaaatatttattgctggTTTCCTGTAGATGTATCCCTTCTTgcttcaaccgcgaatataaacacataatttctgtatttgcattactgtaaaggGTAGGTTGTATAggttatggtatgtgtagatgttaatgAACCCATAATTTTATTAGGCAGCattttttcgttgtcgaattgtactacctactgttttaatgggaggtaggaaaatctgacagggtaggacaaatcgacagaacaccgggcctgaaaaccacaaacaaacaacagctaGTTTAGATGGAACACTTGTACATAACTCtctaaaaatgctatttaaatgggGCAAACTCCACGTTTACGTCAATAAGGCATGAGCAGAAGTTCCCAGTCCCAATTAGACaacttttaaagaaatgttaaaaaaacattcacaaccttcacatttctgcttttaaacgcTCTTGAATGTTTAACCCCATAGACTTCTGAAGGAAGATTTCCTGTTTAACAGCAGGCCACAAATGCCATAAAGATTAAGTCAGCGTATATTCCTTAAATAACTGTCGAAGCTTTGGTCACCTGGGGTTTCAGGGTCATAGTGGAGGAAGGCGGGGTTTCTGGGGGCGGCAGACAGGAAGCAGCTCTGTAGCTTGCGTGCTTTCTTGCTCCGCGGCTCGCTGTAGTGATGGAGGCCGTGTATCTTCTCAAACGATTCGCTCATGTTATATGAGCCTGGCAGAGGTGTATCCTGCCAAGAGAAATCTAATATCTAACCACAGCATCATAAACATCATCTGCACAATGGATTTACAGCAGGTATATATGAGCCaggaggctgtgtgtgtgtgtgtgtgtgtgtgtgtgggtgtgtgtggtgtgtgtgtgtgtgtgtgtgtgtgtgcgtgctgtaAATGCATTACTGCAAACaagatttttgcttgtttttacaaaacaaatgagAGTCAAATTGCTACAGATGCTGTACATAGAAAATTAAACTGTCACTAGAAATATTCTAGTTATTTAGACATATGCAACTATTGCATATTGTAATAATAACTAgctatttttataaatacatttatattggcACGGTTGTAATCATATCAGAAAACaacaatcaacaaacaaaatagttgtgaaactaattaaactaattaaactaaattcCCCTTTGTGTGATGCAAAAAAGATTCTAcattctaaaaaatgtaaattctatgtaaattctacaatatttatatattagatatgcatttaatatacattttgatatatatatatatatatatatatatatatatatatatatatatatatatatatatatatatttcaattaaactattcaaaataatagtaataatagtttttatttttttattttgtacattattttatttgtatttagtattagtataccacctttattttatttgtatagcacctttCATTCATAAAATGAAGCTCAAAGTTTGTGAtgtcaacaaaaaacaaaaacaaaagtaatcaaatataGAACAGTAAaacaaagtaattattattattatgattattatttttattattgcacccTTAATACATAAAATGCAGCTCAAAGTGTCAGTACAATAAAAATCAAGAGAGaaagtaaaagtgtacagttaggatgtaataataataataatagtaatccataatcaataataatccaTCACCATGTTGCAAATATTTTTAGTCAAAGACaagaattacaaaaaataaaaaataaaataaaataaaataaaactttaaaaggcTTTATGggaattttgtatttgttttactgtcatgaaaataatgtcacactgCAGAACATCATCATGATGCTAAAATtaagcttcattttctttatgcagcataaaatgtcttattttcctttcttttgattttggggtgaatgtGATCTGGGTGTGATTTGATGAGACTGCTGTAGACGTCGGTGTGTATGTGGTGTTATTTGTGAGGGAGCAAACATGTGTCTAATAAAAGCGAGGAGCAGACGTGAGGCGAGGCGCTGTGTGtcataatgaaatatttgcaGAATCTGCATCAGAGCATCTGAGTCAAACACTCTCTAGGTTACTTTTGCGTTCTCATATCTTATGTTGTATAATTACTGATTTTAGATATAGATGGGATTTAATCTAAATTCTCCATAAAGCCAAACTATCAGGGCTTTCCCATTGAATTTAAACATatgcaaacacatacacaaacacacacaaacacacacaaacacacacacacacaaatctgaacTTTTTGTTCAGTTTGACTTTTTACTGAGAAAATTTGTATTGCTgagattttgttaatttatagCTCAGATTCTCAGTTAGGcctatgttttatttaaaataccaaCTTTTTCCTCAGATATTTCTGCTAAAAACAGACATAAATTGAGTCAACAGTTGACATACAGTTAGTACAGagctaaaaatgaatgtaaagcaAAATTATGTTCTGTGAAGAATTTTATGAGAAACCTCAGCTCTTTTGGTTTTGAtcacatattttagtattttggcaaatctgagtacattgtgagacactgttgagatctTCTGACATGTTGGAGGAGACACATGTGAAATTACTAGGGTTTTATTCccagaagaaacatctgagaaacagGAGACTTAGTAAAATATCAATTTGCTCTCCATTTcatgtctaggagaaacaactgaggtATTAATGAAATCTCATATGTGATTTTTCTTCCCTATGAGAGTCTAAAGATgaattcagtgtgtttgtgtgtcttacTTTGGCGAACAGTGAACCCACAAGTCTGTCAGTGGCAGATTTAAAAGCAGCTGTACCCTGTTTCTTATATAACGCTTCAGTTGTTTTCTCCACCTGCAGCAAAcacaaaagacagaaaatattCAAGATTACTACAAGCCATTACTACAAACTTCTTTAGAATACTTGGTTCTGACAAAACACATATCGTTGGAATGGTCTGGCACTCAAAAGTTCCATGTTTGGTAACTATTTTGTAATAGAAGTGATAGTGTTTGGGTGTCACCCAGTGGTTATTTTTTGTATAGTGCCCAAACAAACTTACAGGAACCacaatttttgtgatatcaacttcaaatttggaacataacttggtTAGACATATAGCCttgattttatagcaattttagattgcaacatattttataaaatataaaaattagaatacTACTTTATCGTTactgtaaacataaacttttatatactttcttttttttaaatgctttcacttcagcaataatctgctatgtgctttctttaaaaaaaaaagaccaaccTTAGTTCTGTATTCCAAAGCATTCAGGAATTACACCCATGTTATAACAAGCATTGATAAACAGGTGTTCTGTCTTCAGGGAATTTCagtgaaaaatcaaaaataagattatagattttgaaaaaaaaaaaaaaaattatatatatgaaattgtattatttgagtCCCAATAAGCAAatagcatttaattaattttctgatGCCTCTTTATGGTTTTGCCATTTTTAGGGTTAAGATTTCACTCGGCGGCATGAATGGGAAAACataaaattctccaaaactgttcaccaagcttacaaaaaaaaatttcaaatttgaaatcaccaatgaaactTGACAACAACTGGCCCATAAACGTTGATTCTTATGCTTAAATAGCGTTTTAATaggcttatttttcaggctagagcAGCCAATGCGCATCTCAGAATGCTGAGTGTTGCTATAGTAACCGGAGCTTcaaacggcagctgcagtgacgagATGACTTTTTTATTGAGAAGGCAGGACTATTCTGTTATATTGCGTGTTACACTTTCTCCCATTCTTAAATAATAGGAGTGCAACATCTTTGTATATCTTAAGTCTTTGACGGAAAGCACGTActctctttctcctgctctctctcccaTACAAACATGAACACAGATCAAGTAcggacacacactcacaaacacggAAACATACTTGCACACAGAAACGTGTTTAGTTTTACTCTGATTGATTTTATCAGTAAAACAGTTTAGCAACTACACCGCCTCGGGTGTCAATTAACAGCCAGTCATCgattattccttacataatgACTGATTCATATTAATGAGATTTAATGAGATACAAATAACACTTAAATTTGGGCCTGTTCTTATAATTAGAATATGTATGTTTTCATACTTTTATAATACTTACATGACAGCTGCTGGTCTCTGTCTACTTTCACTGTATGAAAAAAGCATGCTTGAAATTCTCCAAAAcatccctttttttttgttccacagaagaaaatgaaTTAAATCCATTCGAAACAACACAgagttgaataaattatgatccTTTTCACTTCTGGGGCCAAATATTTCTTGTTACTATGGACTGGTGCAGCTCTGAGGTGTCTGTGTGGTCTCTGTTGACAGAATAAACTCATCTCTGGTTCAGCTTATAATGGAAAACCATAATCTCCACTATCGTGATGATAGAGATAGAATGCAGCAGGTCCTCATCTCAGACTCAGAAATACTAgctttctgtaaaatatatatatatactacttttAAGAAACTTCACTAAATTGCAATGAAACTGAAGTGGTTATATTGCCTGTGTAGTCCTATGTTCAAACTTTTTACAGCCTCATCTTATACAGTGTTGGGTAGGCTACtctaaaattgtaattaattactagttactaattaatcttcaacagtgtaattagattactgtactaaTAACTCACTCTAAATGTATTGCATTACTTaataattactttctaaatcccatATTAACCTTGACGAGTTGATCAATACAAGGATAGACCTGAGACTGCTcttttaattcattcaaatatataatataaaattgcataaattattcttgaactgACCAAGGTATTTTAAGggagaagttaatattaaaaacatacatttttaaacattagacACTAAATTTTGATGATAAATCCACTATTGTTTCATATTAAATTGTTCTATAGTCATGGATATAGTATTAAATGCAATTACATCAGcggtaactgtaattaaattacagaaaaattaagagtAATATTTTACTTTGTCAAGGgaaaattcattatatatattgcagtaattaattacttagtaatgcattacactCAACTCAGTTGCATTTGTCACACTTGCAATGGAAGATCTAatcaagtgcattgcattgtgggatatagcATCCCCCACAGTGTGCTCTGCATGCATAATGGACATTTTGCCAAATGCAGTAGGTCATCTTCATGtgcacttctgttcaaaagtttggggtcagcaagagatttgtttgaaagaaattacttttattcaaggattcattaaattgatcaaaagtgtgaGTAAAAAAGTCTCTACAGAGCCAGTAGGACACATTCATTGTTCTTATCTATGCAGGCAGAGACCATAAACGGGGAACAAAAGCAGAGGAGAGTCCATAAAAGACATCCACTGGGGTTGGTTTTGGTTCAGGAATCAGGCCAGCTGGACACTTACACTGAAAATGATGGACATTTCCAAGCAAAACAGCCCATAAAGCCCATAAAGTCCCAATGTCCCGAGTTTACTGTGAAATACTTCAAAGGTAGCGAGGGATTCACCAGCCACAACACAAACTCTTATCATTCTGAATCTGCTATTCTTTCAAAAATCTACCATGGTAACCACGGTGTTTGCCAAAAGACCACAGTTACTATAGTTACAGTTACTACAGTGGAACCATTACTAGATCTGAAGAAAAAGTGGAGCTTACGCttgtggttgctatgcagttgttgtTAAGGAGTTTTAGGGTttatgttctgggtggttgttgaCTGGTTCTTAGGGTGTTTTACGTGGTTGCTATAGCATTggtaggtggttgctatgcagttgttagggtcATTTGGGTGTTTTTTCTAggtgtgttctgggtggatgctaTGCTGTTGTTAAGGAGTTTTAGGTAGTTGCTATGTCGTTGTTAAGATGTTGTGGGTGGCTGCTATatgtggtttttagggtgttttgggtggttgctatagcATTGCAAGGGTGTTCTGTGTAGTTTCAAGGTTTTTATGTGATTGCTAGAGTGATTTAGGTGTTTGTTATGGCATTGTTAAGGTGTCCTAATCAGTTACTATGCAGTTGTTAGTAAGTCTTGGTTGGTTGCTATGGCATTACTAAGATTTTCTAAGTGGTTGCTCTGTAGTTGTTATTATGTCTTAGACAGTTGCTATAGCATTGCTAAGCTGTGATCACTCTTGCAAAGCTTGTTTTGTCCATACGTTGTAAACAATGatgcggttgctagggcgttctAAGCAATTACTagtcaaggcaaggcaagtttatttatatagcacatttcatacacaatggtaattcaaagtgctttacataaaaggaagtttaataatcaaaaaaaaatcacaacaataaaacaggcaacttaaaatcttttaaaatgatttagaaaCTTGAGGAAGTCGtggctaatggttagagagttaaactcgtaatccaaaggttgcgagttcgagtctcgggccggcaggaattgtagatggggggagtgaatgtacagcgctctctccactctcaataccacgactgaggggccattgagcaaggcaccgaaccctcaactgctccccgggtgccacagcataaatggctgcccactgctccaggtgtgtgttcactgctgtctgtgtgcactttggatggagatacagagcacaaattccgagtatgggtcaccataccatGTATGTTACctcacaaattaatttaaaacagttaaaaataaaaaaatgattatacataaaatatagtgcaatcagtttggatgTAGcactcattcaataaatgcacagctaaacagatgagttttgagtctgcatttaaatgtggctaatgttttagctcatctgatctcttctggaagatgATTCCACATGCAGGCAGCATAATAGCTAAAaagtggactccccttgttttgtgtgaacccttggtatttctaactgactcgatcctattgatctgagtggtctgtttgttttatattgagtgagcatatctgcaatgtatttaggtcctatgCCATTGAGTGACTTCGATCCTAAATataaatcaatcctaaatataaccgGAGGCCAGTGTAAAgtcctgaggactggtgtgatatgttcagattttctggttcttgtcagaattctggcagcagcgttctggatgagcttcagctgtctaatggtcttcttgggaaggccagtgaggagaccattacaatagtccaccctgatGATAAAGGCttgtgataaaggcatgaacaagtttctccaatcttgactggaaacaaaaccaTTTGACTACCATCCCAGAAAGGCCAACCCAGTTTTTCTagtctctctagaagtatgttatgatctacagtgtcaaacgcagcactatgATCTAGTAGTACTAGCACTGATatttttgccagaatcagaatttaagcaaatatcatttattatcttaatgagcgctgtatctgtgctgtgatgcagtcggaaaccagattgaaagatgtccaggtatccatttgagcttaagtagttgttcagctgaaaaaaaaaactaccttttcaataatcttgcctataaaaggaagattttatattggtctatagttgctcagTATTGTgctatcaagattgctctttttcagaaggggcttaacaactgcagttttcagggattTTGAAAAcatcccagaaagaagtgaggcgttcaccacttctatgagatctgcttctaaacagttaaacacaatttggaaaaaaaaagatgtgggaagtgtgtcaagatagcaggttgacgatttaaggtgctgcactatttcttcctaAATGTTGCTATCAATTGCTACAAAAACAGACATGGTAACTTCTTTTTGAAATTGttgaatctgtctgacctctgcataatttgaggatgtgctaatcgtcTTCCTcatattattgatcttctcagaaaagaaggaagcaaactcattgcatttgctgtcagagagcatttcactgggaatctgacttggggggggttttagtctctcaacagtagcaaaaagtgtgtgagtgttgtttaagttactgtcaCGCCCCTGGAATCATTATCTGGTGCTTTCCCTCCACATGTGTTCCATGTTCCTGTTAATTActtattccatgcacctgtgtttccccaattatcctgtgttTATAAGCCCTTGTCCTTTCAGTTTGTTTGGCGGTTCTTGAACGTCTTCCATGTGCTCTA encodes:
- the LOC122145131 gene encoding sperm-tail PG-rich repeat-containing protein 2-like encodes the protein MNYYTVKTLVSRTPVITNRLTHACLLPGAYNVFEYGLAYESLKNACLERTRKGAFGSIAPCRLFLPSKKEISRPGPTQYKVEKTTEALYKKQGTAAFKSATDRLVGSLFAKDTPLPGSYNMSESFEKIHGLHHYSEPRSKKARKLQSCFLSAAPRNPAFLHYDPETPGDQSFDSYLRNIR